Within Desulfobacter sp., the genomic segment TTCCAGACTGCACTCCTTGCAAAAACACATGGGACATACATCCCGGCATCCGTAGCATTTGATGCACTTAAGGAACTGAGAGGTCCAGTATTCAAACCGGTCTCCAATGCCCTTGGCGTCCATATTGGCCACTTTCACGGCCTCGGGGGCCTGGGTCTTTTCACCTGCCACCAGGGCGTCGGGCCAGGGTTTCGGGCACTCGCAGGCAACGGCCAGTTCGTCCGGGCAGGAGAATCCCACGGGAACCACAAGCTCTTCTTTGAGCTGATTCAGCCGGAAAAGGCCGTAAAGCCCCCGCTCGTCGCAGCCCCGGACCAGGATGCCGAAGGTATCCTCTGGATATGCCCGGGCGATGGCCGTCAGGGTCTTGTTCAGGGGATACCGGGCGTCGCCGGCCTTTTCCCTGTCCCCCAGGCAGAATCCCTCCAGGTCGTCGCCGTCCTGGAATACATGGGGGGCCACATGGCCGTTCTTTTCCATCAGCCCCACAAAGCCTTTGATCTTTTTTTCCTTCAGCAG encodes:
- a CDS encoding 4Fe-4S binding protein — its product is MIETIKERVLGLLKEKKIKGFVGLMEKNGHVAPHVFQDGDDLEGFCLGDREKAGDARYPLNKTLTAIARAYPEDTFGILVRGCDERGLYGLFRLNQLKEELVVPVGFSCPDELAVACECPKPWPDALVAGEKTQAPEAVKVANMDAKGIGDRFEYWTSQFLKCIKCYGCRDVCPMCFCKECSLECQDLVSKGALPVDVPVFHLTRAMHMADRCIDCGLCEEACPSDIPLRLLYKKTSCIMDAEYGFTSGLNKNERSPLSMMGPSK